One window of Streptomyces sp. FIT100 genomic DNA carries:
- a CDS encoding sirohydrochlorin chelatase yields the protein MTESAHPHESLAPNQLPLDTTSQLLTRITAQLGAQLSHVQLNGVRRPMSSPRTCPAAGPPIPGSGALAAPGLAPAPAPGPALVAVAHGSRDPRALRTVHRLLDRVRELRPGLDVRLGHIELDEPLLPDALAALGDREAVLVPLLLGRGYHVKRDIPGAVAAAPRPDARIAPPLGPHPLLVEALYARLAEAGWRDTDDGSRSAGVVLAAAGSRDPESAADARRTAVMLSERLGGVPVVPAYASGVSPTVPEALRALAARGRHRIAVASYFTAPGRFASAAAAAAPWAAAAPLGAHPAMARLVLQRYDEAAGTPSGANRRLLVTA from the coding sequence ATGACGGAGTCGGCACACCCTCACGAGTCCCTGGCCCCGAACCAGCTGCCCCTCGACACCACCTCACAGCTGCTCACCCGCATCACGGCGCAGCTGGGGGCGCAGCTCAGCCATGTCCAGCTCAACGGAGTGCGCAGGCCCATGAGTTCACCACGCACATGCCCCGCCGCCGGCCCGCCCATACCCGGCTCGGGCGCCCTCGCCGCCCCTGGCCTCGCCCCCGCCCCCGCCCCGGGCCCCGCTCTCGTCGCCGTCGCGCACGGCAGCCGCGACCCCCGTGCGCTGCGCACCGTGCACCGGCTGCTCGACCGGGTCCGCGAGCTCCGTCCCGGCCTCGACGTCCGGCTCGGGCACATCGAGCTCGACGAACCGCTGCTCCCCGACGCCCTCGCCGCCCTCGGGGACCGCGAGGCCGTCCTCGTACCGCTGCTGCTCGGCCGCGGCTACCACGTGAAGCGGGACATTCCCGGCGCCGTCGCCGCCGCGCCCCGGCCGGACGCCAGGATCGCGCCGCCGCTCGGCCCGCATCCGCTGCTCGTCGAGGCGCTGTACGCGCGGCTCGCCGAGGCCGGATGGCGCGACACGGACGACGGCAGCCGGAGCGCGGGTGTGGTGCTCGCCGCCGCCGGGTCGCGCGACCCCGAGTCGGCCGCCGACGCCCGCCGCACCGCCGTGATGCTGAGCGAGCGCCTCGGCGGGGTGCCCGTCGTCCCCGCCTACGCCTCCGGTGTCTCGCCCACCGTTCCCGAGGCGCTGCGCGCGCTGGCGGCCCGGGGCCGGCACCGTATCGCCGTCGCCTCGTACTTCACCGCGCCCGGACGGTTCGCGTCGGCCGCCGCGGCCGCGGCACCCTGGGCCGCGGCCGCCCCGCTCGGCGCCCACCCCGCGATGGCGCGGCTCGTGCTCCAGCGCTACGACGAGGCGGCGGGCACGCCGTCCGGGGCGAACCGTCGCCTGCTGGTCACCGCCTGA
- a CDS encoding deoxyguanosinetriphosphate triphosphohydrolase codes for MEGITGSTDPLRHGVEHPYDESATARWAAEPDKRPGRTAFQRDRARVLHSGALRRLAGKTQVVTPGTRSGAWDPSPRTRLTHSLECAQVGRELGAALGCDPDLVEAACLAHDLGHPPFGHNGEQALNDVAEGCGGFEGNAQSLRLLTRIEPKHFVRTAGTQEPASVGLNLTRAALDAATKYPWPRGGNPADPGSPKFGVYEDDLPVFAWAREGAPAHRKCFEAQVMDWADDVAYSVHDFEDGLHAGHIDPNALLSEHERQEIWAVAVGRYVPKDTDPQALADALDRLVDEEWWPHGYDGSAVAQARLKDATSQLIGRFCLAAEGATRQAYGTGRLTRYAAELVVPDEAHLECAVLKAVADRYVMQRAEQEALRAEQRVVVAELADALVTRAPEGLDPQFRALFDTAADDRARKRVIVDQIASLTDASARALHTRLTAHRR; via the coding sequence ATGGAAGGCATCACGGGCAGCACCGATCCTCTCCGCCACGGCGTCGAGCACCCCTATGACGAGTCGGCCACCGCACGCTGGGCCGCCGAGCCCGACAAGCGCCCCGGCCGCACGGCCTTCCAGCGCGACCGCGCCCGGGTGCTGCACTCCGGCGCGCTGCGCCGCCTCGCGGGCAAGACCCAGGTGGTGACCCCCGGGACGCGCAGCGGGGCCTGGGACCCCAGCCCCCGCACCCGGCTGACGCACTCCCTGGAGTGCGCCCAGGTCGGCCGTGAGCTGGGCGCCGCGCTCGGCTGCGACCCCGATCTGGTCGAGGCCGCCTGCCTCGCCCACGACCTGGGCCATCCGCCCTTCGGGCACAACGGGGAGCAGGCGCTCAACGACGTCGCCGAAGGCTGCGGCGGCTTCGAGGGCAACGCCCAGTCGCTGCGGCTGCTCACCCGCATCGAGCCCAAGCACTTCGTCCGCACCGCCGGCACGCAGGAGCCGGCCAGCGTCGGCCTCAACCTCACCCGGGCGGCTCTGGACGCCGCGACCAAGTACCCGTGGCCGCGCGGCGGCAACCCGGCCGACCCCGGCTCGCCGAAGTTCGGGGTGTACGAGGACGACCTCCCCGTCTTCGCCTGGGCCAGGGAGGGCGCCCCGGCCCACCGCAAGTGCTTCGAGGCACAGGTCATGGACTGGGCGGACGACGTGGCGTACTCGGTCCACGACTTCGAGGACGGCCTGCACGCCGGCCACATCGACCCGAACGCGCTCCTGTCCGAGCACGAGCGCCAGGAGATCTGGGCGGTCGCCGTCGGTCGCTACGTACCGAAGGACACCGACCCGCAGGCGCTCGCCGACGCCCTCGACCGCCTCGTCGACGAGGAGTGGTGGCCGCACGGCTATGACGGCTCGGCCGTCGCCCAGGCCCGGCTCAAGGACGCCACCAGTCAGCTCATCGGCCGGTTCTGCCTGGCCGCGGAGGGCGCGACACGGCAGGCGTACGGCACCGGCCGGCTCACCCGGTACGCGGCGGAGCTCGTCGTCCCGGACGAGGCCCACCTCGAATGCGCCGTTCTCAAGGCGGTCGCCGACCGCTATGTGATGCAGCGGGCCGAGCAGGAGGCGCTGCGCGCCGAGCAGCGCGTCGTCGTCGCCGAGCTCGCCGACGCCCTGGTCACCCGGGCGCCCGAGGGCCTGGACCCGCAGTTCCGCGCCCTGTTCGACACGGCGGCCGACGACCGGGCGCGCAAGCGGGTGATCGTCGACCAGATCGCCTCGCTCACGGACGCGTCCGCCCGCGCCCTGCACACCCGCCTGACCGCGCACCGCCGCTGA
- a CDS encoding vancomycin high temperature exclusion protein: MLGTVLALAPATWMHAAADSRVRTVADVPARDVAVVFGAGLWEGRPTPYLAHRLDAAAELYRTGKVRVVLVTGDNSRAEYDEPDAMRTYLTARGVPDGRIVSDYAGFDTWDSCVRAKKIFGVDEAVLVTQGFHIKRAIALCDAAGVEAYGVGVAEPHDATWYYGGTREMFAAGKAALDAAFKPDPRFLGRQEPGVTEALASAGAP, encoded by the coding sequence ATGCTCGGCACCGTGCTCGCCCTGGCCCCGGCGACCTGGATGCACGCCGCCGCCGACAGCCGCGTCCGGACCGTCGCCGACGTGCCCGCACGCGATGTCGCCGTCGTCTTCGGCGCCGGACTGTGGGAGGGCAGGCCGACCCCGTACCTCGCGCACCGGCTCGACGCGGCCGCCGAGCTGTACCGGACCGGGAAGGTCAGGGTCGTCCTCGTCACCGGCGACAACAGCCGCGCGGAGTACGACGAGCCGGACGCCATGCGCACGTACCTCACCGCCCGCGGGGTGCCGGACGGGCGGATCGTCAGCGACTACGCCGGCTTCGACACCTGGGACTCGTGCGTACGCGCCAAGAAGATCTTCGGGGTCGACGAGGCGGTACTGGTGACGCAGGGATTCCACATCAAGCGGGCGATCGCCCTGTGCGACGCGGCGGGGGTGGAGGCGTACGGCGTCGGCGTCGCCGAGCCGCACGACGCAACGTGGTACTACGGCGGGACGCGGGAGATGTTCGCCGCGGGGAAGGCGGCGCTGGACGCCGCGTTCAAGCCGGATCCGCGGTTCCTGGGCCGGCAGGAGCCGGGGGTGACGGAGGCCCTGGCCTCGGCCGGCGCGCCGTAA
- the dnaG gene encoding DNA primase, which yields MAGRINDDDVKAVRDAVPIDSVVSEYLQLRNAGGGNLKGLCPFHDEKSPSFQVSPSKGLFHCFGCQEGGDTIAFVRKIDHLSFSEAVERLAARAGITLRYEEGGYNPSHQRGERIRLVEAHKVAAEFYTEQLETGAEAEIGRAFLAERGFDQAAAQHFGVGYSPAGWDHLTRFLRGKGFSDKELVLSGLSQEGRRGPIDRFRGRLMWPIRDISGDVVGFGARKLRDDDNGPKYLNTPETAIYKKSQVLYGIDLAKKEIAKSSRAVVVEGYTDVMACHLAGVPTAIATCGTAFGGEHIKILRRLLMDNGSAKVIFTFDGDAAGQKAALRAFEDDQKFAAETFIAIAPDGMDPCELRLAKGDEAVRELAEPRNQLFEFAIRHLVKNYDLETPVGRAAALDEAAPIVARIKNSASQHEVAVQLAGLLGILDTQFVVKRVSQLARWARERGGGPGGPGGPGQGRAQSRQAPSYDTQRPVAHPGGPALNLRSPAHRTERELLKLALQHPELVSPAFDAYGGDEFTAPPYAAVRQAIAEAGGAEQGVPDAPAYLARVRDAAPDDTVRAMVTELAVEAVHSRTVDETYAGVQLVQVRLRAVDRRIRDVQGTLARLGAHGSAEQLAAVQNELWVLQQYGQSLRNRGADAL from the coding sequence GTGGCAGGCAGGATCAACGATGACGACGTGAAGGCGGTACGGGACGCGGTCCCGATCGACTCCGTCGTGTCCGAGTACCTCCAGCTGCGCAACGCGGGCGGCGGCAACCTCAAGGGCCTGTGCCCCTTCCACGACGAGAAGTCCCCCTCCTTCCAGGTCAGTCCGAGCAAGGGTCTCTTCCACTGCTTCGGCTGCCAGGAGGGCGGGGACACCATCGCCTTCGTCCGCAAGATCGACCACCTCTCCTTCTCGGAGGCGGTCGAGCGGCTCGCCGCCCGGGCCGGGATCACGCTGCGGTACGAGGAGGGCGGGTACAACCCGAGCCACCAGCGCGGCGAGCGCATCCGCCTCGTCGAGGCGCACAAGGTCGCCGCGGAGTTCTACACCGAGCAGCTGGAGACCGGCGCGGAGGCCGAGATCGGCCGGGCGTTCCTCGCCGAGCGCGGCTTCGACCAGGCCGCGGCCCAGCACTTCGGCGTGGGATACAGCCCGGCGGGCTGGGACCACCTCACCCGCTTCCTGCGCGGAAAGGGCTTCTCCGACAAGGAGCTGGTCCTCTCCGGTCTCTCCCAGGAGGGCCGCCGGGGCCCCATCGACCGCTTCCGCGGCCGGCTGATGTGGCCCATCCGGGATATCTCCGGTGATGTCGTCGGCTTCGGCGCGCGCAAGCTCCGCGACGACGACAACGGCCCGAAGTACCTGAACACCCCCGAGACGGCGATCTACAAGAAGTCCCAGGTGCTCTACGGCATCGACCTGGCGAAGAAGGAGATCGCCAAGTCCAGCCGCGCCGTCGTGGTCGAGGGCTACACGGACGTGATGGCCTGCCATCTCGCCGGCGTGCCGACGGCGATCGCGACCTGCGGCACCGCCTTCGGCGGCGAGCACATCAAGATCCTCCGCCGGCTGCTGATGGACAACGGCAGCGCGAAGGTGATCTTCACCTTCGACGGTGACGCGGCCGGGCAGAAGGCCGCCCTGCGCGCCTTCGAGGACGACCAGAAGTTCGCCGCGGAGACCTTCATCGCGATCGCGCCGGACGGCATGGACCCCTGCGAACTGCGCCTCGCCAAGGGCGACGAGGCCGTGCGGGAGCTGGCCGAGCCGCGCAACCAGCTCTTCGAGTTCGCGATCCGCCACCTCGTGAAGAACTACGACCTGGAGACCCCGGTCGGCCGCGCCGCCGCGCTCGACGAGGCCGCGCCCATCGTCGCCCGCATCAAGAACAGCGCCTCCCAGCACGAGGTCGCCGTGCAGCTCGCGGGTCTGCTCGGCATCCTCGACACCCAGTTCGTGGTCAAGCGGGTCTCGCAGCTCGCGCGGTGGGCACGGGAGCGGGGCGGCGGACCGGGCGGCCCCGGCGGCCCGGGGCAGGGGCGCGCGCAGTCCCGCCAGGCGCCGTCGTACGACACCCAGCGCCCCGTCGCGCACCCCGGCGGCCCCGCGCTCAATCTGCGCAGCCCCGCCCACCGCACCGAGCGCGAGCTGCTCAAGCTCGCCCTCCAGCACCCGGAGCTGGTCTCGCCGGCCTTCGACGCCTACGGGGGCGACGAGTTCACCGCCCCGCCCTACGCGGCCGTGCGCCAGGCCATCGCCGAGGCGGGCGGCGCCGAGCAGGGCGTCCCCGACGCTCCGGCCTATCTCGCCCGGGTCCGCGACGCCGCGCCCGACGACACCGTCCGCGCGATGGTCACCGAGCTCGCCGTGGAGGCCGTCCACTCCAGGACCGTCGACGAGACCTACGCGGGCGTCCAGCTCGTCCAGGTCCGGCTGCGCGCCGTCGACCGCCGCATCCGCGATGTCCAGGGCACCCTCGCCCGCCTCGGCGCCCACGGCTCGGCGGAGCAGCTCGCGGCCGTGCAGAACGAGCTGTGGGTGCTCCAGCAGTACGGCCAGTCGCTGCGGAACAGGGGCGCGGACGCCCTCTGA
- a CDS encoding NAD(P)/FAD-dependent oxidoreductase — protein MVDAHRTFVIVGGGLAGAKAAETLRAEGFTGRVILIGDERDHPYERPPLSKGYLNGKEERDSAFVHEPAWYARHDIELHLGQPVTAVDREARSVLLGDGTTVHYDRLLLATGAEPRRLDIPGTDLAGVHHLRRLAHADRLRQTLAGLGRDNGHLVIAGAGWIGLEVAAAARGYGAEVTVVEPEPTPLHQVIGPELGQLFTDLHQEHGVRFHFGARLTEIVGQDGMVLAARTDDGEEHPAHAVLAAIGAAPRTGLAEAAGLALVDRAHGGGVAVDASLRTSDPEIYAVGDVAAVHHPLLDLRLRVEHWANALNGGPAAARAMLGQEVSYDRIPYFFSDQYDLGMEYSGWAPPGSYDQVVLRGDVGKRQFIAFWLKDRKVLAGMNVNVWDVTEDIQGLIRTGKPVDTDALANPATPLGAVSPAP, from the coding sequence GTGGTCGACGCGCATCGGACTTTCGTCATCGTGGGTGGGGGACTCGCCGGGGCCAAGGCCGCGGAGACCCTCCGCGCCGAGGGATTCACCGGCAGGGTCATCCTGATCGGTGATGAACGCGACCACCCGTACGAACGCCCGCCGCTGTCCAAGGGCTATCTGAACGGCAAGGAGGAGCGCGACAGCGCCTTCGTCCACGAGCCCGCCTGGTACGCCCGGCACGACATCGAGCTGCACCTCGGCCAGCCCGTCACCGCCGTCGACCGCGAGGCCCGGTCCGTCCTGCTCGGCGACGGCACCACCGTCCACTACGACCGGCTGCTGCTCGCCACCGGCGCCGAGCCGCGCCGGCTCGACATCCCCGGCACCGACCTGGCCGGCGTCCACCATCTGCGGCGCCTCGCCCACGCCGACCGGCTGCGGCAGACCCTCGCCGGCCTCGGCCGCGACAACGGCCACCTGGTGATCGCCGGGGCCGGCTGGATCGGCCTGGAGGTCGCCGCTGCCGCCCGCGGCTACGGCGCCGAGGTGACCGTCGTCGAGCCCGAGCCCACCCCGCTCCACCAGGTCATCGGCCCCGAGCTGGGCCAGCTCTTCACCGACCTGCACCAGGAGCACGGCGTGCGCTTCCACTTCGGCGCCCGGCTCACCGAGATCGTCGGCCAGGACGGAATGGTCCTCGCCGCCCGCACCGACGACGGCGAGGAGCACCCCGCCCACGCCGTCCTCGCCGCCATCGGCGCCGCCCCGCGCACCGGGCTCGCCGAGGCCGCCGGGCTCGCGCTCGTCGACCGCGCGCACGGCGGCGGGGTCGCCGTGGACGCCTCGCTGCGCACCTCCGACCCGGAGATCTACGCGGTCGGTGACGTCGCCGCCGTGCACCACCCGCTCCTCGACCTGCGGCTCCGCGTCGAGCACTGGGCGAACGCGCTGAACGGCGGCCCCGCAGCCGCCCGCGCGATGCTCGGCCAGGAGGTCTCGTACGACCGGATCCCGTACTTCTTCTCCGACCAGTACGACCTCGGCATGGAGTACTCCGGCTGGGCGCCGCCCGGCTCGTACGACCAGGTCGTGCTGCGCGGCGATGTGGGCAAGCGGCAGTTCATCGCCTTCTGGCTGAAGGACCGCAAGGTGCTGGCCGGGATGAACGTCAATGTGTGGGACGTCACGGAGGACATCCAGGGCCTCATCCGCACCGGGAAGCCGGTGGACACCGACGCCCTCGCCAACCCCGCGACGCCGCTCGGCGCCGTCAGCCCGGCCCCGTAG
- a CDS encoding ABC transporter ATP-binding protein has protein sequence MAGPGGRMMMGQSGERSMDFKGSGKRLLRRFAPDRRPLWVMLAACVLSVGLSVVGPLILGNATDLVFAGVVGREMPEGTTKEQALDGLRDRGQDGLADMLSGVDFTPGQGIDFTAVGNILLVALIVFAAAGLLMLVATRASILVINRTMYRMREDVQTKLARLPLSYFDKAKRGEVLSRATNDIDNISQTLQQSMGQLINSLLTIVGVLAMMFWISPLLALVALVTVPVSVFVAARIGKRSQPHFVQQWRSTGRLNAHIEEMYTGHALVKVFGRQEESAKDFAEQNEALYEAGFKAQFNSGVMQPLMLFVSNLNYVLVAVVGGLRVASGTLSIGDVQAFIQYSRQFSMPLTQVASMANLVQSGVASAERIFELLDAEEQSPDPVVGARPKELRGAVSLEKVSFRYDPERPLIEDLSLAVEPGHTVAIVGPTGAGKTTLVNLLMRFYEVTGGRIALDGVDVATMSRDDLRAGIGMVLQDTWLFGGTIAENIAYGVQGEVTREQIEEAARAAHADRFIRTLPDGYDTVIDDEGAGVSAGEKQLITIARAFLSDPVILVLDEATSSVDTRTEVLIQKAMAQLSHGRTSFVIAHRLSTIRDADVILVMENGSIVEQGTHDELLLAEGAYARLYAAQFAQAVVEVD, from the coding sequence ATGGCGGGTCCTGGCGGACGCATGATGATGGGCCAGTCGGGCGAGCGGTCCATGGACTTCAAGGGCTCGGGCAAGCGGCTGCTGCGGCGGTTCGCCCCGGACCGGCGCCCCCTGTGGGTGATGCTGGCGGCCTGTGTCCTGAGCGTGGGACTTTCGGTGGTCGGGCCGCTGATCCTCGGCAATGCGACGGACCTCGTCTTCGCGGGGGTCGTCGGGCGCGAGATGCCGGAGGGCACGACGAAGGAGCAGGCCCTCGACGGCCTGCGCGACCGGGGTCAGGACGGGCTCGCGGACATGCTGTCCGGCGTCGACTTCACCCCGGGGCAGGGCATCGACTTCACGGCGGTCGGCAACATCCTGCTGGTGGCGCTGATCGTGTTCGCGGCCGCGGGGCTGCTGATGCTGGTGGCGACCCGGGCGTCGATCCTGGTCATCAACCGGACCATGTACCGGATGCGCGAGGACGTGCAGACGAAGCTGGCGCGGCTGCCGCTGTCGTACTTCGACAAGGCCAAGCGCGGTGAGGTGCTGAGCCGGGCGACGAACGACATCGACAACATCTCGCAGACCCTGCAGCAGTCGATGGGCCAGCTGATCAACTCGCTGCTGACCATCGTGGGCGTGCTGGCGATGATGTTCTGGATCTCGCCGCTGCTGGCGCTGGTCGCGCTGGTGACCGTGCCGGTCTCCGTGTTCGTGGCGGCCAGGATCGGCAAGCGCTCGCAGCCGCACTTCGTCCAGCAGTGGAGGTCGACGGGCCGGCTCAACGCGCACATCGAGGAGATGTACACCGGCCATGCGCTGGTGAAGGTCTTCGGCCGGCAGGAGGAGTCGGCGAAGGACTTCGCGGAGCAGAACGAGGCGCTGTACGAGGCCGGGTTCAAGGCGCAGTTCAACAGCGGAGTCATGCAGCCGCTGATGCTCTTCGTGTCGAACCTGAACTATGTGCTGGTGGCCGTGGTCGGCGGGCTGCGGGTCGCGTCGGGCACGCTGTCGATCGGCGACGTGCAGGCGTTCATCCAGTACTCGCGCCAGTTCTCGATGCCGCTGACGCAGGTCGCGTCGATGGCGAACCTGGTGCAGTCCGGGGTCGCCTCGGCCGAGCGGATCTTCGAGCTGCTGGACGCGGAGGAGCAGTCGCCCGACCCGGTCGTCGGGGCTCGCCCGAAGGAGCTGCGGGGCGCGGTCTCGCTGGAGAAGGTGTCGTTCCGCTACGACCCCGAAAGGCCGCTGATCGAGGACCTGTCCCTGGCGGTCGAGCCGGGCCACACGGTCGCGATCGTCGGCCCGACGGGCGCGGGCAAGACGACGCTGGTCAATCTGCTGATGCGGTTCTACGAGGTCACGGGCGGCCGGATCGCCCTCGACGGGGTCGACGTCGCGACGATGTCGCGGGACGACCTGCGGGCCGGGATCGGGATGGTGCTCCAGGACACCTGGCTGTTCGGCGGCACGATCGCCGAGAACATCGCGTACGGCGTGCAGGGCGAGGTCACCCGGGAGCAGATCGAGGAGGCGGCGCGGGCGGCCCACGCCGACCGCTTCATCCGCACCCTGCCGGACGGCTACGACACCGTCATCGACGACGAGGGCGCGGGCGTCAGCGCCGGAGAGAAGCAGCTGATCACCATCGCGCGGGCGTTTCTGTCCGACCCGGTGATCCTGGTCCTGGACGAGGCGACGAGCTCGGTCGACACCCGGACGGAGGTGCTGATCCAGAAGGCGATGGCGCAGCTCTCGCACGGCCGCACCAGCTTCGTGATCGCGCACCGGCTCTCCACGATCCGGGACGCGGATGTGATCCTGGTGATGGAGAACGGCTCCATCGTCGAGCAGGGCACGCACGACGAACTGCTGCTGGCGGAGGGCGCGTACGCGCGGCTGTACGCGGCGCAGTTCGCGCAGGCGGTGGTCGAAGTCGACTGA
- a CDS encoding RNA polymerase sigma factor, which yields MPESSERGRPTEGGPLTPADPLIVYGTDSGPAAVAVPLPPAPQPAALTLEVAPVQTRTLTEADPVTAVPPQSRAAHHPENEPSAAKETESLRSVPDTSGQPGQPGPAESPEPPEPAELSEAPEPPPARAVDTGTGPSSDLFRQYLREIGRIPLLTAAEEVELARRVEAGLFAEEKLGNTPDLDSQLALDLDKLVVMGRVAKRRLIEANLRLVVSVAKRYVGRGLTMLDLVQEGNLGLIRAVEKFDYARGYKFSTYATWWIRQAMSRALADQARTIRVPVHVVELINRVVRVQRRMLQERGYEPTPEEVAAQLDLTPERVGEVLRLAQEPVSLHAPVGEEDDVALGDLIEDGDAASPVESAAFLLLREHLEAVLSTLGERERKVVQLRYGLADGRPRTLEEIGRIFGVTRERIRQIESKTLNKLRDHAFADQLRGYLD from the coding sequence GTGCCTGAGTCCTCGGAGCGCGGCCGGCCCACGGAAGGTGGGCCACTCACCCCCGCGGATCCGCTCATCGTGTACGGGACGGACAGCGGCCCGGCCGCCGTCGCCGTCCCGCTGCCGCCTGCCCCCCAACCGGCAGCGCTCACCCTGGAGGTCGCTCCCGTGCAGACCCGGACCCTGACAGAAGCCGATCCGGTCACGGCCGTTCCGCCGCAGAGCCGGGCAGCGCACCACCCGGAGAACGAGCCCTCGGCGGCGAAGGAGACCGAGTCGCTGCGGTCGGTGCCGGACACCTCAGGGCAGCCAGGGCAGCCCGGGCCGGCCGAGTCTCCGGAGCCGCCGGAGCCGGCCGAGCTGTCGGAGGCGCCCGAACCACCGCCGGCCCGCGCCGTCGACACCGGCACCGGCCCGTCCTCCGACCTCTTCCGCCAGTACCTGCGCGAGATCGGCCGGATCCCGCTGCTCACCGCCGCCGAGGAGGTCGAGCTCGCCCGCCGCGTCGAGGCGGGCCTCTTCGCCGAGGAGAAGCTCGGCAACACCCCGGACCTCGACTCGCAGCTCGCCCTCGACCTCGACAAGCTCGTCGTCATGGGCCGGGTGGCCAAGCGCCGCCTCATCGAGGCCAACCTCCGCCTCGTCGTCTCCGTCGCCAAGCGGTACGTCGGCCGCGGGCTGACGATGCTCGACCTCGTCCAGGAGGGCAATCTCGGCCTGATCCGGGCCGTCGAGAAGTTCGACTACGCGCGGGGCTACAAGTTCTCGACGTACGCGACGTGGTGGATCCGCCAGGCCATGTCCCGGGCCCTCGCCGACCAGGCCCGGACCATCCGCGTCCCCGTCCATGTCGTCGAGCTCATCAACCGGGTCGTCCGGGTCCAGCGCCGCATGCTCCAGGAGCGCGGCTACGAACCGACGCCCGAAGAGGTCGCCGCCCAGCTCGACCTCACCCCCGAGCGCGTGGGCGAAGTCCTGCGCCTCGCACAGGAACCGGTGTCGCTCCACGCGCCCGTCGGCGAGGAGGACGATGTCGCCCTCGGCGACCTGATCGAGGACGGCGACGCCGCGTCCCCCGTCGAATCGGCGGCGTTCCTGCTGCTCCGGGAGCATCTCGAAGCGGTGCTCTCCACCCTCGGCGAGCGCGAGCGCAAGGTCGTCCAGCTCCGCTACGGCCTTGCCGACGGGCGGCCCCGCACCCTTGAGGAGATCGGCCGGATCTTCGGCGTGACACGCGAACGCATCCGCCAGATCGAGTCCAAGACCCTCAACAAGCTGCGGGACCACGCCTTCGCGGACCAGCTGCGCGGCTACCTGGACTGA